In Gemmobacter sp., the sequence CTCCAGATGACAGCAGCAGCGCAGGGCCATGTCGCCCAAGCCCGGCCCCAGATCGCGCAGCGCGGCCGCCACCCGTTCGCGGGCGCCGCGCGGGCCTTCGGCGGGGCCGCGGCCGGGGCCGAAATCGCCCCGCGTGCCCCCCGTCAGGAAACGGTCCCAGTTCTGCGCCACGCGCGGGCCCATCTGGGCCAGTTCGAAATCCTCGCGCAGCCGTTCGCCGGCGGCGACCTGTTCGGCGGTCAGATAGGCCACGCCATCCTTGTCGCGCCGCCGCCCCAGCGCCACCACCGGGCTTTCGGCCATGTTGTAGCGGATGCGCTTCGGCTCGCCCTCCTCCTCGACGGTGCGTTCGCCCCAGATGCGGTGCTGGGCGGCAAAGACCTGCGGCGCCTCGGCCAGGCCCTGGCCGGCATCTTCCTCCAGGAACCGCTTCAGCGCCGCGCGGCCGGCCTGGGTGATTTCATAGCTGGCCACCCGGCCCGGGCGGCGGCAGGCGATCCAGTCCTTGAGCGCAAAGGCCTGCGCCACCGCGCGGTCCACCACGGCCGTGCGCGTGCTGCGGCCATCGGGAAATTCGCGCAGCACCGCGGCCTTTTCCATGTCGGGCGCGATGGCCAGCATGGCGCCGGGTTCGGCCAGCCGGCGCAGGATGCGGCGGCCTTCACGCGCCAGGGTTGCAGGATCGGCCAGCATGGTTTCGGTGCGCAGGGGGGCGGACATGACGGGGGTCTCCTTTGGCAAGGGATCGGGGGCAGGCAGGCGGGCCAGATCATCCAGCGCGGCATCGACCAAGGGATCGTCGCGGCGGTTCTCGATCCGGCGGACCTGGCGCAGCACGGTCGAGGCATGCATCCCTTCGCGCCGGGCAATCTCGCGCAGCGACAGCCCTTCGCGGGCGTGGTCAAGGTAATGGCGCACCATGTCGGGCAGCCAGCCCGGCACCGGCACATCGGTGGACAAGTTCCCCAGCATCATCCGTTCTGTTCCATTTCTGCCTGTTCGCCGGTGGTCCGGCCGTTCTTTACCTT encodes:
- a CDS encoding DUF6456 domain-containing protein, whose amino-acid sequence is MMLGNLSTDVPVPGWLPDMVRHYLDHAREGLSLREIARREGMHASTVLRQVRRIENRRDDPLVDAALDDLARLPAPDPLPKETPVMSAPLRTETMLADPATLAREGRRILRRLAEPGAMLAIAPDMEKAAVLREFPDGRSTRTAVVDRAVAQAFALKDWIACRRPGRVASYEITQAGRAALKRFLEEDAGQGLAEAPQVFAAQHRIWGERTVEEEGEPKRIRYNMAESPVVALGRRRDKDGVAYLTAEQVAAGERLREDFELAQMGPRVAQNWDRFLTGGTRGDFGPGRGPAEGPRGARERVAAALRDLGPGLGDMALRCCCHLEGLETAEKRLGWSARSGKVVLRIALDRLRRHYQENYGTNAPLIG